A portion of the Gigantopelta aegis isolate Gae_Host chromosome 10, Gae_host_genome, whole genome shotgun sequence genome contains these proteins:
- the LOC121383909 gene encoding ankyrin repeat domain-containing protein 36C-like, translated as MYTALISTVPHSYSRAINININMGPKKMKNTATKKSARGRVQDEEKSRTKKTAFSLSVQDEEKSRAKKTAFSLSVQDEKKSRAKKTAFSLSVQDEEKSRTKKTAFSLSVQDEEKSRAKKTAFSLSVQDEKKMQDEKKSRAKKTAFSLSVQDEEKSRAKKTAFSLSVQDEEKSRAKKTAFSLSVQDEKKMQDEKKSRAKKTAFSLSVQDEEKSRAKKTAFSLSVQDEEKSRAKKTAFSLSVQDEEKSRTKKTAFSLSVQDEEKSRAKKTAFSLSVQDEKKSRAKKTAFSLSVQDEEKSRTKKTAFSLSVQDEEKSRAKKTAFSLSVQDEKKMQDEKKSRAKKTAFSLSVQDEEKSRAKKTAFSLSVQDEEKSRAKKTAFSLSVQDEKKMQDEEKSRAKKTAFSLSVQDEEKSRAKKTAFSLSVQDEEKSRTKKTAFSLSVQDEEKSRTKKTAFSLSVQDEEKSRAKKTAFSLSVQDEKKMQDEKKSRAKKTAFSLSVQDEEKSRTKKTAFSLSVQDEEKSRAKKTAFSLSVQDEEKSRTKKTAFSLSVQDEEKSRAKKTAFSLSVQDEEKNRAKKTAFSLSVQDEEKSRAKKTAFSLSVQDEEKSRAKKTAFSLSVQDEDKSRTKKTAFSLSVQDEEKSRAKKTAFSLSVQDEKKMQDEEKSRAKKTAFSLSVQDEEKSRAKKTAFSLSVQDEKKSRTKKTAFSLSVQDEEKSRTKKTAFSLSVQDEEKSRAKKTAFSLSVQDEKKMQDEKKSRAKKTAFSLSVQDEEKSRTKKTAFSLSVQDEEKSRAKKTAFSLSVQDEEKMQDEEKSRAKKTAFSLSVQDEEKNRAKKTAFSLSVQDEEKSRAKKTAFSLSVQDEEKSRAKKTAFSLSVQDEEKSRTKKTAFSLSVQDEEKSRAKKTAFSLSVQDEKKSRAKKTAFSLSVQDEEKSRTKKTAFSLSVQDEKKSRAKKTAFSLSVQDEEKMQDEKKSRTKKTAFSLSVQDEEKSRAKKTAFSLSVQDEEKSRAKKTAFSLSVQDEEKSRTKKTAFSLSVQDEEKSRAKKTAFSLSVQDEKKMQDEKKSRTKKTAFSLSVQDEEKSRAKKTAFSLSVQDEKKSRAKKTAFSLSVQDEKKSRAKKTAFSLSVQDEKKSRAKKTAFSLSVQDEEKSRAKKTAFSLSVQDEEKSRAKKTAFSLSVQDEKKSRTKKTAFSLSVQDEEKSRTKKTAFSLSVQDEEKSRAKKTAFSLSVQDEKKSRAKKTAFSLSVQDEKKSRAKKTAFSLSVQDEKKSRAKKTAFSLSVQDEEKSRAKKTAFSLSVQDEEKSRAKKTAFSLSVQDEKKSRTKKTAFSLSVQDEEKSRTKKTAFSLSVQDEEKSRAKKTAFSLSVQDEKKSRAKKTAFSLSVQDEKKSRAKKTAFSLSVQDEKKMQDEKKSRAKKTAFSLSVQDEEKSRAKKTAFSLSVQDEEKSRAKKTAFSLSVQDEEKSRAKKG; from the exons ATGTATACGGCGCTGATCTCTACAGTACCGCATTCATACAGTAGAGctatcaacatcaacatcaacatggGACCCAAGAAAATGAAGAACACAGCAACCAAGAAGTCTGCCAGGGGCCGAG TGCAAGATGAGGAGAAGAGTAGGACAAAGAAGACTGCTTTCTCATTGTCAGTGCAAGATGAGGAGAAGAGTAGGGCTAAGAAGACTGCTTTCTCCCTGTCAGtgcaagatgagaagaagagtaGGGCTAAGAAGACTGCTTTCTCCCTGTCAGTGCAAGATGAGGAGAAGAGTAGGACAAAGAAGACTGCTTTCTCATTGTCAGTGCAAGATGAGGAGAAGAGTAGGGCTAAGAAGACTGCTTTCTCCCTGTCAGtgcaagatgagaagaaga tgcaagatgagaagaagagtaGGGCTAAGAAGACTGCTTTCTCCCTGTCAGTGCAAGATGAGGAGAAGAGTAGGGCTAAGAAGACTGCTTTCTCCCTGTCAGTGCAAGATGAGGAGAAGAGCAGGGCTAAGAAGACTGCTTTCTCCCTGTCAGtgcaagatgagaagaaga tgcaagatgagaagaagagtaGGGCTAAGAAGACTGCTTTCTCATTGTCAGTGCAAGATGAGGAGAAGAGTAGGGCTAAGAAGACTGCTTTCTCATTGTCAGTGCAAGATGAGGAGAAGAGTAGGGCTAAGAAGACTGCTTTCTCCCTGTCAGTGCAAGATGAGGAGAAGAGTAGGACAAAGAAGACTGCTTTCTCATTGTCAGTGCAAGATGAGGAGAAGAGTAGGGCTAAGAAGACTGCTTTCTCCCTGTCAGtgcaagatgagaagaagagtaGGGCTAAGAAGACTGCTTTCTCCCTGTCAGTGCAAGATGAGGAGAAGAGTAGGACAAAGAAGACTGCTTTCTCATTGTCAGTGCAAGATGAGGAGAAGAGTAGGGCTAAGAAGACTGCTTTCTCCCTGTCAGtgcaagatgagaagaaga tgcaagatgagaagaagagtaGGGCTAAGAAGACTGCTTTCTCCCTGTCAGTGCAAGATGAGGAGAAGAGTAGGGCTAAGAAGACTGCTTTCTCCCTGTCAGTGCAAGATGAGGAGAAGAGCAGGGCTAAGAAGACTGCTTTCTCCCTGTCAGtgcaagatgagaagaaga TGCAAGATGAGGAGAAGAGTAGGGCTAAGAAGACTGCTTTCTCATTGTCAGTGCAAGATGAGGAGAAGAGTAGGGCTAAGAAGACTGCTTTCTCCCTGTCAGTGCAAGATGAGGAGAAGAGTAGGACAAAGAAGACTGCTTTCTCATTGTCAGTGCAAGATGAGGAGAAGAGTAGGACAAAGAAGACTGCTTTCTCCCTGTCAGTGCAAGATGAGGAGAAGAGTAGGGCTAAGAAGACTGCTTTCTCCCTGTCAGtgcaagatgagaagaaga tgcaagatgagaagaagagtaGGGCTAAGAAGACTGCTTTCTCATTGTCAGTGCAAGATGAGGAGAAGAGTAGGACAAAGAAGACTGCTTTCTCATTGTCAGTGCAAGATGAGGAGAAGAGTAGGGCCAAGAAGACTGCTTTCTCCCTGTCAGTGCAAGATGAGGAGAAGAGTAGGACAAAGAAGACTGCTTTCTCATTGTCAGTGCAAGATGAGGAGAAGAGTAGGGCTAAGAAGACTGCTTTCTCCCTGTCAGTGCAAGATGAGGAGAAGAATAGGGCCAAGAAGACTGCTTTCTCCCTGTCAGTGCAAGATGAGGAGAAGAGCAGGGCTAAGAAGACTGCTTTCTCCCTGTCAGTGCAAGATGAGGAGAAGAGCAGGGCTAAGAAGACTGCTTTCTCCCTGTCAGTGCAAGATGAGGACAAGAGTAGGACAAAGAAGACTGCTTTCTCATTGTCAGTGCAAGATGAGGAGAAGAGTAGGGCTAAGAAGACTGCTTTCTCCCTGTCAGtgcaagatgagaagaaga TGCAAGATGAGGAGAAGAGTAGGGCTAAGAAGACTGCTTTCTCATTGTCAGTGCAAGATGAGGAGAAGAGTAGGGCTAAGAAGACTGCTTTCTCCCTGTCAGtgcaagatgagaagaagagtaGGACAAAGAAGACTGCTTTCTCATTGTCAGTGCAAGATGAGGAGAAGAGTAGGACAAAGAAGACTGCTTTCTCCCTGTCAGTGCAAGATGAGGAGAAGAGTAGGGCTAAGAAGACTGCTTTCTCCCTGTCAGtgcaagatgagaagaaga tgcaagatgagaagaagagtaGGGCTAAGAAGACTGCTTTCTCATTGTCAGTGCAAGATGAGGAGAAGAGTAGGACAAAGAAGACTGCTTTCTCATTGTCAGTGCAAGATGAGGAGAAGAGTAGGGCCAAGAAGACTGCTTTCTCCCTGTCAGTGCAAGATGAGGAGAAGA TGCAAGATGAGGAGAAGAGTAGGGCTAAGAAGACTGCTTTCTCCCTGTCAGTGCAAGATGAGGAGAAGAATAGGGCCAAGAAGACTGCTTTCTCCCTGTCAGTGCAAGATGAGGAGAAGAGCAGGGCTAAGAAGACTGCTTTCTCCCTGTCAGTGCAAGATGAGGAGAAGAGCAGGGCTAAGAAGACTGCTTTCTCCCTGTCAGTGCAAGATGAGGAGAAGAGTAGGACAAAGAAGACTGCTTTCTCATTGTCAGTGCAAGATGAGGAGAAGAGTAGGGCTAAGAAGACTGCTTTCTCCCTGTCAGtgcaagatgagaagaagagtaGGGCTAAGAAGACTGCCTTCTCCCTGTCAGTGCAAGATGAGGAGAAGAGTAGGACAAAGAAGACTGCTTTCTCCCTGTCAGtgcaagatgagaagaagagtaGGGCTAAGAAGACTGCTTTCTCATTGTCAGTGCAAGATGAGGAGAAGA tgcaagatgagaagaagagtaGGACAAAGAAGACTGCTTTCTCATTGTCAGTGCAAGATGAGGAGAAGAGTAGGGCCAAGAAGACTGCTTTCTCCCTGTCAGTGCAAGATGAGGAGAAGAGCAGGGCTAAGAAGACTGCTTTCTCCCTGTCAGTGCAAGATGAGGAGAAGAGTAGGACAAAGAAGACTGCTTTCTCCCTGTCAGTGCAAGATGAGGAGAAGAGTAGGGCCAAGAAGACTGCTTTCTCATTGTCAGtgcaagatgagaagaaga tgcaagatgagaagaagagtaGGACAAAGAAGACTGCTTTCTCATTGTCAGTGCAAGATGAGGAGAAGAGTAGGGCTAAGAAGACTGCTTTCTCCCTGTCAGtgcaagatgagaagaagagtaGGGCTAAGAAGACTGCTTTCTCCCTGTCAGTGCAAGATGAGAAGAAAAGTAGGGCTAAGAAGACTGCTTTCTCGTTGTCAGtgcaagatgagaagaagagtaGGGCTAAGAAGACTGCTTTCTCCCTGTCAGTGCAAGATGAGGAGAAGAGTAGGGCTAAGAAGACTGCTTTCTCCCTGTCAGTGCAAGATGAGGAGAAGAGTAGGGCTAAGAAGACTGCTTTCTCCCTGTCAGtgcaagatgagaagaagagtaGGACAAAGAAGACTGCTTTCTCATTGTCAGTGCAAGATGAGGAGAAGAGTAGGACAAAGAAGACTGCTTTCTCCCTGTCAGTGCAAGATGAGGAGAAGAGTAGGGCTAAGAAGACTGCTTTCTCCCTGTCAGtgcaagatgagaagaagagtaGGGCTAAGAAGACTGCTTTCTCCCTGTCAGTGCAAGATGAGAAGAAAAGTAGGGCTAAGAAGACTGCTTTCTCGTTGTCAGtgcaagatgagaagaagagtaGGGCTAAGAAGACTGCTTTCTCCCTGTCAGTGCAAGATGAGGAGAAGAGTAGGGCTAAGAAGACTGCTTTCTCCCTGTCAGTGCAAGATGAGGAGAAGAGTAGGGCTAAGAAGACTGCTTTCTCCCTGTCAGtgcaagatgagaagaagagtaGGACAAAGAAGACTGCTTTCTCATTGTCAGTGCAAGATGAGGAGAAGAGTAGGACAAAGAAGACTGCTTTCTCCCTGTCAGTGCAAGATGAGGAGAAGAGTAGGGCTAAGAAGACTGCTTTCTCCCTGTCAGtgcaagatgagaagaagagtaGGGCTAAGAAGACTGCTTTCTCCCTGTCAGTGCAAGATGAGAAGAAAAGTAGGGCTAAGAAGACTGCTTTCTCGTTGTCAGtgcaagatgagaagaaga tgcaagatgagaagaagagtaGGGCTAAGAAGACTGCTTTCTCATTGTCAGTGCAAGATGAGGAGAAGAGTAGGGCTAAGAAGACTGCTTTCTCATTGTCAGTGCAAGATGAGGAGAAGAGTAGGGCTAAGAAGACTGCTTTCTCCCTGTCAGTGCAAGATGAGGAGAAGAGTAGGGCCAAGAAGGGCTAA
- the LOC121384504 gene encoding uncharacterized protein LOC121384504 codes for MRRRVGLRRLLSHCQCKMRRRVGLRRLLSPCQCKMRRRVGPRRAKKTAFSLSVQDEEKSRAKKTAFSLSVQDEEKSRAKKTAFSLSVQDEKKSRAKKTAFSLSVQDEKKSRAKKTAFSLSVQDEEKSRAKKTAFSLSVQDEEKSRTKKTAFSLSVQDEEKSRTKKTAFSLSVQDEEKSRAKKTAFSLSVQDEEKSRAKKTAFSLSVQDEEKSRAKKTAFSLSVQDEKKSRTKKTAFSLSVQDEEKSRTKKTAFSLSVQDEEKSRAKKTAFSLSVQDEEKSRAKKTAFSLSVQGEEKSRAKKTAFSLSVQDEEKSRAKKTAFSLSVQDEEKSRAKKTAFSLSVQDEEKSRAKKTAFSLSVQDEKKSRAKKTAFSLSVQDEKKSRAKKTAFSLSVQDEKKSRAKKTAFSLSVQDEEKKSRAKKTAFSLSVQDEKKKSRAKKTAFSLSVQDEEKKSRAKKTAFSLSVQDEELMLDFLQDNPVLWNLKMTDYRRTDKKGKIWEDQAQPHDKTKKEKKSRAKKTAFSLSVQDEELMLDFLQDKPVLWNLKMTDYRRTDKKGKIWEDQAQRMDKTSEFLRGWFKSLRDNHTRLDKKKSGDGAPELTEREEWIMAKFGFLKTVIRHHLETCNSVKATIDVHEGDLDAAEAACAEQQVGLKEADIIPPLPSSSRHKRAQDDDGALLEYLQKKV; via the exons atgagaagaagagtaGGGCTAAGAAGACTGCTTTCTCATTGTCAGTGCAAGATGAGGAGAAGAGTAGGGCTAAGAAGACTGCTTTCTCCCTGTCAGTGCAAGATGAGGAGAAGAGTAGGGCCAAGAAGGGCTAAGAAGACTGCTTTCTCCCTGTCAGTGCAAGATGAGGAGAAGAGTAGGGCCAAGAAGACTGCTTTCTCCCTGTCAGTGCAAGATGAGGAGAAGAGCAGGGCTAAGAAGACTGCTTTCTCATTGTCAGtgcaagatgagaagaagagtagggctaagaagactgctttctcattgtcagtgcaagatgagaagaagagtaGGGCTAAGAAGACTGCTTTCTCCCTGTCAGTGCAAGATGAGGAGAAGAGTAGGGCTAAGAAGACTGCTTTCTCCCTGTCAGTGCAAGATGAGGAGAAGAGTAGGACAAAGAAGACTGCTTTCTCATTGTCAGTGCAAGATGAGGAGAAGAGTAGGACAAAGAAGACTGCTTTCTCCCTGTCAGTGCAAGATGAGGAGAAGAGTAGGGCTAAGAAGACTGCTTTCTCCCTGTCAGTGCAAGATGAGGAGAAGAGTAGGGCTAAGAAGACTGCTTTCTCCCTGTCAGTGCAAGATGAGGAGAAGAGTAGGGCTAAGAAGACTGCTTTCTCCCTGTCAGtgcaagatgagaagaagagtaGGACAAAGAAGACTGCTTTCTCATTGTCAGTGCAAGATGAGGAGAAGAGTAGGACAAAGAAGACTGCTTTCTCCCTGTCAGTGCAAGATGAGGAGAAGAGTAGGGCTAAGAAGACTGCTTTCTCCCTGTCAGTGCAAGATGAGGAGAAGAGTAGGGCTAAGAAGACTGCTTTCTCATTGTCAGTGCAAGGTGAGGAGAAGAGTAGGGCCAAGAAGACTGCTTTCTCATTGTCAGTGCAAGATGAGGAGAAGAGTAGGGCTAAGAAGACTGCTTTCTCATTGTCAGTGCAAGATGAGGAGAAGAGTAGGGCCAAGAAGACTGCTTTCTCATTGTCAGTGCAAGATGAGGAGAAGAGTAGGGCCAAGAAGACTGCTTTCTCCCTGTCAGtgcaagatgagaagaagagtagggccaagaagactgctttctcattgtcagtgcaagatgagaagaagagtagggccaagaagactgctttctcattgtcagtgcaagatgagaagaagagtaGGGCCAAGAAGACTGCTTTCTCATTGTCAGTGCAAGATGAGGAGAAGAAGAGTAGGGCCAAGAAGACTGCTTTCTCATTGTCAGtgcaagatgagaagaagaagagtaggGCTAAGAAGACTGCTTTCTCATTGTCAGTGCAAGATGAGGAGAAGAAGAGTAGGGCCAAGAAGACTGCTTTCTCATTGTCAGTGCAAGATGAGGAGCTCATGCTTGACTTCCTCCAAGACAATCCTGTCCTCTGGAACCTGAAGATGACGGACTACAGGAGGACTGACAAGAAGGGCAAGATATGGGAGGACCAGGCACAGCCTCATGACAAGAccaagaaggagaagaagagtAGGGCCAAGAAGACTGCGTTCTCATTGTCAGTGCAAGATGAGGAGCTCATGCTTGACTTCCTCCAAGACAAGCCTGTCCTCTGGAACCTGAAGATGACGGACTACAGGAGGACAGACAAGAAGGGCAAGATATGGGAGGACCAGGCACAGCGGATGGACAAGACTTCAGAATTCCTCAGGGGTTGGTTTAAGTCACTCAGAGACAACCACACACGCCTTGACAAGAAGAAGAGTGGGGATGGTGCTCCTGAGCTCACGGAGAGGGAGGAGTGGATCATGGCAAAGTTTGGATTCCTGAAAACTGTCATCCGACACCATCTTGAGACCTGCAATAGT GTGAAGGCTACTATTGACGTGCATGAGGGAGACCTAGATGCTGCTGAGGCTGCCTGCGCCGAGCAGCAAGTTGGTCTCAAGGAGGCTGACATcatccctcccctcccctcatCCTCACGGCACAAGCGGGCTCAGGACGATGACGGCGCTCTCCTGGAATACCTCCAGAAGAAAGTGTAG
- the LOC121383910 gene encoding uncharacterized protein LOC121383910 produces MFDELLARVGPRITKQQTWYREPLEPGMKLALTLCHLASGSKYASMKFGWRVPHNTQSLLVREVCQAIIDEYMDKTGSMYNNYKGFYSVVLMALVDADYKFIWADVSGTGSASDAQIYNDSELKECAKDGTIGFPDPDPLPNEYNDVPYFFISDDAFAL; encoded by the exons ATGTTCGATGAGCTGCTAGCCAGAGTGGGGCCCAGGATCACCAAGCAACAAACCTGGTACAGGGAGCCCCTGGAGCCTGGCATGAAGCTTGCCCTGACTTTGTGTCACCTTGCCTCTGGGAGCAAGTATGCCTCAATGAAGTTCGGTTGGAGGGTCCCGCACAACACCCAGTCACTCCTCGTCCGAGAAGTCTGTCAAGCCATCATCGATGAATACATGGACAAG ACTGGGTCCATGTACAACAACTACAAAGGATTCTACTCCGTTGTTCTGATGGCGCTTGTTGATGCTGACTACAAATTCATCTGGGCAGATGTCAGTGGTACAGGATCAGCATCAGACGCTCAGATTTACAATGACTCTGAGCTGAAGGAATGCGCTAAAGATGGTACCATAGGTTTCCCTGACCCCGATCCTCTTCCCAATGAATACAATGATGTGCCCTACTTCTTCATCAGCGACGATGCCTTCGCCCTATGA